The following proteins are co-located in the Robbsia betulipollinis genome:
- the dapA gene encoding 4-hydroxy-tetrahydrodipicolinate synthase: MTIASPIRGSLVALVTPMHEDGSLDLAALRALLDWHIAEGTDGIVIVGTTGESPTLPVEEHLRLIQTAVEHVDKRIPVIAGAGGNSTAEAVELTTRAKALGADATLQVVPYYNRPTQEGMYRHFATIAEKVDLPVILYNVPGRTVADMGNETILRLAAVPGIVGVKDATGNFDRGAGLLRDAPAGFSVFSGDDLSAVALMLLGGHGNISVTANVAPRAMHDLCAAAMRGDLATARTLHLKLLSLHRALFVEANPIPVKWALARLGRIGSGIRLPLTPLHAGFHDVLDAALRDAGLH, from the coding sequence ATGACAATCGCCTCTCCCATTCGCGGCAGTCTCGTCGCGCTCGTCACGCCGATGCACGAAGACGGCAGCCTGGATCTGGCCGCGCTACGCGCGCTGCTGGACTGGCACATCGCCGAAGGCACCGACGGCATCGTGATCGTCGGTACCACCGGCGAGTCGCCGACCCTGCCGGTCGAGGAGCACCTGCGGCTGATCCAGACCGCGGTCGAGCACGTCGACAAACGGATTCCCGTCATAGCAGGCGCGGGCGGCAATTCGACGGCCGAGGCGGTCGAACTGACCACTCGGGCGAAAGCACTGGGCGCCGATGCGACGTTGCAGGTGGTGCCGTATTACAACCGGCCGACGCAGGAGGGCATGTACCGCCACTTCGCGACGATCGCCGAGAAGGTCGACCTGCCGGTGATTCTCTACAACGTTCCGGGTCGCACCGTGGCGGACATGGGCAACGAGACGATCCTGCGTCTGGCTGCGGTGCCGGGCATCGTCGGGGTCAAGGACGCCACCGGCAATTTCGATCGCGGCGCGGGCCTGCTGCGCGACGCACCCGCCGGATTCTCGGTGTTCAGCGGCGACGATCTGAGCGCTGTCGCACTGATGCTGCTCGGTGGGCACGGCAATATCTCCGTCACCGCGAACGTCGCGCCGCGCGCGATGCACGACCTGTGCGCCGCGGCGATGCGGGGCGACCTGGCCACCGCGCGCACGCTGCACCTGAAACTGCTGTCGCTGCACCGCGCGCTGTTCGTCGAGGCCAACCCGATCCCGGTGAAGTGGGCGCTGGCGCGTCTGGGCAGGATCGGGAGCGGCATCCGTCTGCCGCTGACGCCGTTGCACGCCGGGTTCCACGACGTCCTCGACGCGGCATTGCGCGACGCGGGCCTGCACTGA
- a CDS encoding cupin domain-containing protein, giving the protein MSDRLSAASSSPRARATARRTALRRPTTLLGGLSPQTFMTEYWQKAPLLIRQAAPEYIDRFPVDDLFELAGDDDVESRLVTRTRGRWKLRRGPFADDARAALPPRDWSLLVQGVNLYDDDAAALLERFRFIPDARLDDLMISYAPDGGGVGPHFDSYDVFLLQTHGRRRWRISQQRDLSLDPRQPMKILSRFVAEQEWILEPGDMLYLPPHVAHEGVALGDCITCSIGFRAPSETELLSQFLQRMAERIGANEAAPVRYQDPEQDAVACPAALPPRLVAATLSLVESRRWGVDDVQRFLGSYLSEPKANVYFDPSPRATRRETFVRRCQARSLHLDPRTQMLYDEHRLYINGEPFDVASPRSRKVLFGMADERSLEPVDFVTLSNDSSIVSALFEWYLAGWIDLV; this is encoded by the coding sequence ATGTCAGACAGGCTATCCGCCGCTTCCTCCTCTCCGCGTGCCCGCGCCACCGCGCGGCGCACGGCGCTGCGTCGCCCCACGACACTGTTGGGCGGCCTCAGCCCCCAGACCTTCATGACGGAGTACTGGCAGAAGGCGCCGCTGCTGATCCGCCAGGCCGCGCCGGAGTATATCGACCGCTTTCCGGTGGACGATCTCTTCGAGCTTGCCGGCGACGACGACGTCGAATCGCGCCTGGTCACCCGCACGCGCGGACGCTGGAAACTCAGGCGTGGCCCGTTCGCCGACGATGCACGAGCCGCCCTGCCGCCACGCGACTGGAGCCTGCTCGTGCAGGGCGTGAATCTCTACGACGACGACGCGGCGGCCCTGCTCGAGCGTTTTCGCTTCATCCCCGACGCGCGCCTCGACGATCTGATGATCAGCTATGCGCCGGACGGCGGTGGCGTCGGCCCGCATTTCGATTCCTACGATGTCTTCCTGCTGCAAACGCATGGCCGCCGCCGCTGGCGCATCAGCCAGCAACGCGATCTGTCGCTCGACCCCCGCCAGCCGATGAAGATCCTGAGCCGCTTCGTCGCGGAACAGGAATGGATCCTCGAGCCAGGCGACATGCTGTACCTGCCGCCGCACGTCGCGCACGAGGGCGTCGCGCTGGGCGACTGCATCACCTGTTCGATCGGTTTTCGCGCCCCCTCGGAAACCGAGCTGCTCTCGCAATTCCTGCAACGCATGGCAGAGCGGATCGGCGCAAATGAAGCGGCACCCGTGCGCTATCAGGATCCCGAACAGGATGCGGTGGCGTGTCCCGCCGCGCTGCCGCCCCGCCTCGTCGCCGCCACCCTGAGCCTCGTCGAGTCGCGCCGCTGGGGTGTGGACGACGTGCAGCGCTTCCTCGGAAGCTATCTGAGCGAACCCAAGGCGAACGTGTATTTCGATCCGTCACCCCGTGCGACGCGGCGGGAGACCTTCGTGCGCAGGTGTCAGGCACGCAGTTTGCATCTCGACCCCCGCACGCAGATGCTTTACGATGAACATCGGCTCTATATCAATGGCGAACCGTTCGACGTGGCGTCACCGCGCAGCCGCAAAGTGCTTTTCGGTATGGCCGACGAGCGTTCGTTGGAACCGGTAGATTTTGTAACACTCTCTAACGATTCTTCGATAGTATCCGCGTTGTTCGAATGGTATCTTGCGGGCTGGATCGACCTCGTATGA
- a CDS encoding site-2 protease family protein — MIESLIQTVAVYALPVLFAITLHEAAHGYVAQRFGDNTALLLGRVSMNPARHIDPVGTLLMPLVLYFATGGAFLFGYAKPVPVDFGKLRNPRWHALLVSLAGPGCNFVQALLWGVVSVLLRLGNVTEPFFLRMAAAGLLVNLVMCVFNLFPLPPLDGGRMLLCVLPPRQSRALARLEPYGFFIVMALVLTGLLGRFWLTPLMDLAYSAISVLLLPLIALVR, encoded by the coding sequence ATGATCGAATCGCTTATCCAGACCGTCGCGGTCTACGCCCTCCCGGTGTTGTTCGCCATCACCCTCCACGAGGCCGCCCACGGTTACGTCGCCCAGCGTTTCGGCGACAACACGGCGCTGCTGCTGGGCCGCGTGAGCATGAACCCCGCCCGGCATATCGACCCCGTCGGGACGTTGCTGATGCCCCTGGTCCTGTATTTCGCGACCGGCGGCGCCTTTCTTTTCGGTTATGCGAAACCGGTGCCGGTGGACTTCGGCAAGCTGCGCAATCCGCGCTGGCACGCGCTGCTGGTGTCGCTGGCCGGCCCCGGGTGCAATTTCGTTCAGGCCCTGCTGTGGGGCGTGGTCTCCGTGCTGCTGCGGCTGGGCAACGTCACCGAGCCTTTTTTCCTGCGCATGGCCGCGGCGGGCCTGCTGGTGAATCTCGTGATGTGCGTGTTCAACCTGTTCCCGCTGCCGCCGCTGGACGGCGGGCGCATGCTGTTGTGCGTGCTGCCGCCGCGGCAATCGCGCGCACTCGCGCGGCTCGAACCGTACGGGTTCTTCATCGTCATGGCGCTGGTGCTGACCGGGCTGCTCGGACGTTTCTGGCTCACGCCCCTGATGGACCTGGCCTATAGCGCGATCAGCGTGCTGCTGTTGCCGCTGATCGCGCTGGTCCGCTGA
- a CDS encoding integrase arm-type DNA-binding domain-containing protein, with protein MRIDAGFNRHMPPSARTKKYAQRMLDNVKCVWNTLVGIHALFPEYTLMKLKLTSQIATNANVDRIPIEGEPVAKWPPNPGRKAYIITDASSDVPTGFGLKVTSGSSTYIVQRRVRASGPGAVIRATIGKVVDFTLQQARNRARELAHEIQKTGRAPGPSKRARESRDLTLGEVFELYRTELLTRKKPAKVNSFRSLDKAVRKLEPWLNKRVNELYDDVVIERFDEIANTARTTAEQTMRWASTAVDFAIERDRRIALRASTAPVLNYNPFGVLRGKYRSRQELEEQIKEHGKRAPLSLDKSLGPWLQAIFKRRGHNRTGCDYLLLATLWGCRSAEASDLMWRDKISEEMAKHVSFIDLDRRLVLLRDTKNGLNHTLPLAHAATKILRQRQQIRDEEAARDRDPFRRAARIQWVFPPSSVSRLRKSPHYKDSKSLRAYLCRDAGIIKWSIKTDPNGNRFQVPVPALGMHDLRRTFAGVTDALHLTEETTKRFLNHFVNARSQTDQRIELRDALTPNVAHTLMNTRDLSNVTNRYTEVEEGRLREAMQSIETTILTRCPALYNLLMTPDYPPMQVWVPTPLEWPKPRASIEVRDVPPELWRKHGVSGSPKGEDDCSEEDDEHDVDA; from the coding sequence ATGCGTATCGACGCTGGTTTTAATCGGCATATGCCGCCAAGTGCCCGCACTAAAAAGTATGCCCAGCGTATGCTGGATAACGTAAAATGCGTTTGGAATACATTGGTCGGAATACATGCGCTCTTCCCGGAATACACTCTGATGAAGCTCAAACTCACAAGTCAGATCGCTACGAACGCAAACGTCGATAGGATTCCCATTGAAGGGGAGCCCGTTGCCAAGTGGCCGCCGAATCCTGGCCGAAAAGCCTACATTATCACCGATGCCAGCAGCGACGTGCCCACCGGTTTTGGCCTTAAAGTCACATCGGGCAGCAGCACTTATATAGTTCAGCGGCGGGTTCGAGCTTCGGGCCCGGGTGCGGTCATCCGAGCCACGATAGGCAAAGTTGTCGACTTCACCTTGCAACAAGCAAGGAACCGAGCCCGTGAACTGGCCCACGAAATACAGAAGACGGGGCGCGCGCCAGGGCCATCGAAGCGGGCACGGGAATCAAGAGACCTTACCCTAGGTGAGGTTTTTGAACTGTATCGAACAGAGCTGCTGACTCGCAAGAAGCCCGCCAAAGTCAATAGCTTTCGGTCACTCGACAAAGCAGTTCGGAAGCTGGAGCCGTGGCTCAATAAACGCGTTAACGAACTTTACGATGACGTAGTTATCGAGCGCTTCGACGAGATTGCCAATACTGCCCGAACGACTGCTGAGCAAACCATGCGATGGGCATCAACAGCAGTAGACTTCGCGATAGAGCGGGACCGGCGGATTGCGCTTCGGGCCTCGACAGCGCCGGTCTTAAACTACAACCCTTTTGGTGTGTTGCGTGGCAAGTACAGATCGCGGCAAGAACTCGAAGAACAAATCAAAGAGCACGGCAAGCGAGCACCGCTGAGCCTCGACAAAAGCTTAGGGCCATGGTTACAGGCTATCTTCAAGCGGCGTGGTCACAACCGCACGGGTTGTGACTATCTACTATTAGCAACGCTCTGGGGATGTCGGTCGGCCGAAGCGAGCGATTTGATGTGGCGCGACAAGATTTCCGAAGAGATGGCGAAGCATGTCTCGTTCATCGACTTGGATCGACGACTGGTATTGCTCCGCGATACCAAGAACGGGCTGAACCACACGCTGCCGTTGGCTCATGCGGCCACCAAGATTTTGCGACAGCGGCAGCAAATACGCGATGAAGAAGCTGCAAGAGATCGGGACCCGTTCCGTCGAGCGGCTCGGATCCAGTGGGTGTTCCCGCCGTCCTCGGTGTCACGTCTCAGAAAGTCGCCGCACTATAAAGATAGCAAGTCCCTGCGAGCGTACCTATGCCGGGACGCTGGAATCATAAAGTGGTCGATCAAGACCGATCCCAATGGGAATCGCTTTCAGGTGCCAGTGCCCGCTCTCGGAATGCATGACCTTCGACGAACCTTCGCAGGGGTAACCGATGCGCTGCATTTGACGGAAGAAACAACGAAGCGGTTCTTGAATCACTTTGTGAACGCACGCTCGCAAACGGACCAGCGGATCGAACTCCGCGACGCTTTGACGCCAAACGTTGCTCATACGCTGATGAACACGCGGGATCTGTCGAACGTTACGAATCGGTATACGGAGGTAGAAGAGGGTCGGCTGAGGGAGGCCATGCAATCGATCGAGACGACCATCCTGACTCGGTGTCCCGCCTTGTACAATCTGTTGATGACGCCGGATTATCCGCCGATGCAAGTCTGGGTGCCGACACCCTTGGAATGGCCCAAGCCCCGAGCCAGCATCGAAGTGCGGGATGTGCCGCCCGAACTTTGGCGAAAACATGGGGTCTCCGGAAGCCCAAAGGGCGAGGATGATTGCTCAGAAGAGGACGACGAGCACGATGTTGACGCTTGA
- a CDS encoding FKBP-type peptidyl-prolyl cis-trans isomerase → MKIAKNTVVALAYTLSDAQGNMIEESDEPLVYLHGGYEGTFPKIEEALDGQEDGFKTQIQLEPSDAFGDYDPELVKIEARDRFPEPLEVGMQFEGTPDEADDSLDALVYTVTDLADDKVVLDGNHPLAGMALRFALTVTEVREATPDEIEHEHAHGLDGLEVVDEDEEDEEDAGSPPTLH, encoded by the coding sequence ATGAAAATCGCGAAGAACACCGTTGTCGCGCTCGCGTACACGCTTTCTGACGCACAGGGCAACATGATCGAGGAAAGCGACGAGCCGCTGGTGTATCTGCATGGCGGTTACGAGGGCACTTTCCCGAAGATCGAGGAAGCCCTCGATGGCCAGGAAGACGGCTTCAAGACGCAGATCCAGCTTGAGCCGTCGGACGCGTTCGGCGACTACGACCCGGAACTGGTCAAGATCGAGGCGCGCGACCGCTTCCCCGAGCCGCTGGAAGTGGGCATGCAGTTCGAAGGCACGCCCGACGAAGCCGACGATTCGCTCGATGCCCTCGTCTACACCGTTACGGATCTGGCCGACGACAAGGTGGTTCTGGATGGCAATCACCCGCTGGCCGGCATGGCGTTGCGCTTCGCGTTGACGGTCACCGAGGTGCGGGAAGCGACGCCCGACGAGATCGAGCACGAACACGCGCACGGGCTGGATGGGCTGGAAGTGGTCGACGAGGATGAAGAGGACGAAGAAGACGCCGGTTCGCCGCCGACGTTGCACTGA
- the mutS gene encoding DNA mismatch repair protein MutS has translation MEKHTPMMQQYLGIKAAHPHTLVFYRMGDFYELFYDDAEKAARLLDLTLTQRGASNGVPIRMAGIPHHASEQYLAKLVAMGESVAICEQIGDPATSKGPVERKVVRVVTPGTLTDAALLADKRDAYLLAVSFVPAKRGAAALVGLAWLNLASGGLRLAETTPAALATLLERIRPAETLIADGATPAEWTSGGAGALTRVPVWHFDAPGGHERLCQQLGVQTLDGFGGQGLSAACGAAGALLIYAAATQGRQLTHIQSLKVERESEYIGLDPATRRNLELTETLRGTDAPTLMSLLDSCCSSMGSRLLRHWLHHAPRDADVARARHQAIGALLADDPRGGGIAPLRQTLSRIADVERISGRIALQSARPRDLSSLRDTFAALPRLQAELATLTGDASVLVTLHAALTPPDETLALLRETIADEPAAMVRDGGVIARGYDAQLDELRDISENCSQFLIDLETRERARTGIANLRVEYNRVHGFYIEVTRGQTDKVPDDYRRRQTLKNAERYITPELKSFEDKALSAQDRALARERLLYDGVLQTLLAHIGPCQRVAAALAQLDVLAAFAERATALDWNAPQLVADEGIEIEAGRHPVVEAQIAHFTANDCRFHDERRMLLVTGPNMGGKSTFMRQTALIVLLAYVGSYVPARRARIGPIDRIFTRIGAADDLAGGRSTFMVEMTEAAAILNEASARSLVLMDEIGRGTSTFDGLALAWAIARHLLAHNRCFTLFATHYFELTQLPESFPQAANVHLSAVEHGKGIVFLHAVDDGPASQSYGLQVAQLAGVPGAVIRAARKHLVLLERQSLGHPTPQLDLFAPDEATTDASFDDPAPPDGPDSAVPEDGDALAHDGMNSSATASVPVAGMPPAEHAALARRLAQIDPDELRPKEALDVLYELRAILYPRRADGDPDR, from the coding sequence ATGGAAAAACACACCCCGATGATGCAGCAATACCTCGGCATCAAGGCGGCGCACCCGCACACGCTCGTGTTCTACCGGATGGGTGACTTCTACGAGCTGTTCTACGACGATGCCGAGAAAGCCGCCCGGCTGCTGGACCTGACGCTGACCCAGCGCGGCGCCTCCAACGGCGTACCGATCCGCATGGCGGGGATCCCGCATCATGCGTCCGAGCAATACCTGGCCAAGCTCGTGGCGATGGGCGAATCGGTGGCGATCTGCGAACAGATCGGCGACCCGGCGACCTCGAAAGGCCCGGTGGAACGCAAGGTGGTGCGGGTCGTCACGCCCGGCACGCTGACCGATGCGGCCCTGCTCGCCGACAAGCGCGATGCCTATCTGCTCGCGGTGTCCTTCGTCCCGGCCAAACGCGGCGCGGCGGCGCTGGTGGGACTGGCATGGCTGAATCTGGCCAGCGGCGGCCTGCGGCTCGCGGAGACGACGCCGGCGGCGCTCGCCACGCTGCTGGAGCGCATCCGCCCGGCCGAGACGCTGATCGCCGACGGCGCCACGCCCGCCGAGTGGACGTCCGGCGGCGCGGGGGCGCTGACGCGCGTCCCGGTCTGGCATTTCGACGCGCCGGGCGGCCATGAACGGCTCTGCCAGCAATTGGGCGTGCAGACGCTGGACGGTTTCGGCGGTCAGGGGCTGAGCGCGGCGTGCGGCGCGGCCGGCGCGCTGCTGATCTACGCGGCGGCGACGCAGGGCCGGCAACTGACGCATATCCAGAGTCTGAAGGTGGAGCGCGAGTCCGAATATATCGGCCTGGATCCGGCGACCCGGCGCAATCTCGAACTCACGGAAACGCTGCGCGGCACCGATGCGCCGACGCTGATGTCGCTCCTCGACAGTTGCTGTTCGTCGATGGGCAGCCGGCTGTTGCGCCACTGGCTGCATCACGCGCCGCGCGATGCGGACGTCGCGCGCGCGCGGCACCAGGCGATCGGCGCGCTGCTCGCCGACGATCCACGCGGCGGCGGCATCGCGCCGCTGCGCCAGACGCTGTCGCGCATCGCCGACGTGGAACGCATCAGTGGACGCATCGCGCTGCAAAGCGCGCGCCCGCGCGACCTGTCGAGTCTGCGCGATACCTTCGCGGCGCTGCCGCGCCTGCAGGCGGAGCTGGCGACGCTAACAGGCGATGCGTCCGTTCTGGTGACGCTGCACGCGGCGCTGACGCCGCCGGACGAGACGCTCGCGCTGCTGCGCGAGACCATCGCCGACGAGCCCGCGGCGATGGTGCGCGATGGCGGCGTGATCGCCCGCGGCTACGATGCGCAACTCGACGAATTGCGCGATATCTCGGAAAACTGCTCGCAGTTCCTGATCGATCTGGAGACGCGCGAGCGCGCGCGTACCGGTATCGCGAACCTGCGCGTCGAGTACAACCGCGTGCACGGCTTCTATATCGAGGTCACGCGCGGCCAGACCGACAAGGTGCCGGACGATTACCGGCGCCGGCAGACGCTGAAGAACGCCGAGCGCTACATCACGCCGGAACTGAAAAGTTTCGAGGACAAGGCGCTGTCGGCGCAGGACCGGGCGCTGGCACGCGAGCGGCTGCTGTATGACGGCGTGCTGCAGACGCTGCTGGCGCATATCGGGCCGTGCCAGCGGGTGGCGGCGGCGCTCGCGCAACTGGACGTGCTCGCGGCCTTCGCCGAACGTGCGACCGCGCTCGACTGGAACGCGCCGCAACTGGTCGCGGACGAAGGGATCGAGATCGAGGCGGGCCGTCATCCGGTGGTGGAGGCGCAGATCGCGCATTTCACGGCAAACGACTGCCGCTTCCACGACGAGCGGCGCATGCTGCTGGTGACCGGCCCGAACATGGGCGGCAAGTCGACCTTCATGCGGCAGACGGCGCTGATCGTGCTGCTCGCCTACGTGGGCAGCTACGTACCGGCGCGCCGGGCGCGGATCGGTCCCATCGACCGGATTTTCACGCGCATCGGCGCGGCCGACGATCTGGCGGGCGGGCGCTCGACCTTCATGGTGGAGATGACCGAGGCGGCGGCGATCCTCAACGAGGCGTCGGCGCGCAGTCTCGTGCTGATGGACGAGATCGGCCGCGGGACGTCGACCTTCGACGGCCTCGCGCTCGCCTGGGCGATCGCCCGGCACCTGCTGGCCCACAACCGCTGTTTCACGCTGTTCGCCACGCATTATTTCGAGTTGACGCAGTTGCCGGAGAGTTTCCCGCAAGCGGCCAACGTGCACCTGAGCGCGGTCGAACACGGCAAGGGCATCGTGTTTCTGCACGCGGTCGACGACGGTCCGGCGAGCCAGAGCTATGGCTTGCAGGTCGCCCAGCTCGCCGGCGTGCCGGGTGCGGTGATCCGCGCCGCGCGCAAACATCTCGTGCTGCTGGAACGTCAATCCCTGGGTCATCCCACGCCGCAACTCGATTTGTTCGCCCCGGACGAGGCGACGACCGATGCGTCGTTCGACGACCCGGCGCCCCCGGATGGGCCCGATTCGGCCGTTCCGGAGGATGGCGACGCGCTGGCGCATGACGGCATGAATTCCTCTGCGACCGCGAGCGTGCCGGTGGCCGGCATGCCGCCGGCGGAACATGCGGCGCTGGCCCGGCGTCTGGCGCAGATCGACCCCGACGAGTTGCGTCCGAAGGAAGCGCTGGATGTGCTCTACGAGCTGCGCGCGATCCTGTATCCACGCCGCGCGGACGGCGACCCGGACCGGTGA
- a CDS encoding MBL fold metallo-hydrolase, translating to MRFASLGSGSDGNAMVVEVADGTTTTRVLLDCGFSAREVRRRLERLSLRVEDLDAILITHEHTDHIGGALTLARKFALPLHMSWGTARAVGADATGIDLRVCESATAFAVGDLEILPYTVPHDAREPLQFVFSSGAQKLGVLTDVGCGTAHIVATLADCDALVLECNHDREMLANSRYHASLKARIAGSHGHLANDAAALLLGELDIPRLQHIVVAHLSRENNQSALAQQAIAATLGSRTDEVIVAGQEEGFDWLSV from the coding sequence ATGCGGTTTGCCAGCCTGGGGAGCGGCAGCGACGGCAACGCGATGGTCGTCGAAGTCGCCGACGGCACGACGACCACGCGGGTGCTGCTGGACTGCGGGTTTTCGGCGCGCGAGGTGCGGCGGCGGCTCGAACGCCTATCCCTGCGGGTCGAAGACCTGGATGCCATCCTGATTACCCACGAGCACACCGACCATATCGGCGGCGCGCTCACGCTGGCACGTAAATTCGCACTGCCCCTGCACATGAGCTGGGGTACCGCGCGCGCCGTGGGTGCGGATGCGACAGGCATCGATCTGCGCGTATGCGAGAGCGCCACGGCCTTCGCCGTGGGCGATCTCGAGATCCTGCCTTACACGGTGCCGCACGACGCCCGCGAACCGTTGCAGTTCGTTTTCTCGTCAGGCGCGCAAAAGCTGGGCGTCCTGACCGACGTGGGATGCGGCACCGCGCACATCGTCGCGACGCTTGCCGACTGCGACGCACTCGTCCTCGAATGCAATCACGACCGCGAGATGCTGGCCAACAGCCGCTACCACGCTTCCCTGAAGGCACGTATCGCCGGCAGCCATGGACACCTCGCCAACGATGCCGCCGCGCTGCTCCTAGGCGAACTCGACATTCCCCGCCTGCAGCATATCGTCGTTGCCCATCTGAGCCGGGAGAACAACCAGTCCGCGCTCGCGCAGCAGGCGATCGCCGCCACGTTGGGGAGCCGGACGGACGAGGTGATCGTCGCGGGCCAGGAGGAGGGCTTCGACTGGTTGAGCGTGTGA
- the bamC gene encoding outer membrane protein assembly factor BamC gives MKRLSRRIPVTGAIAATVLSTLAGCSGWSDMLAGDRINYQQASAAPTLQVPQDLTKPPTDPKYVAPPATVLNGNAPQLSITQDGARTLGLPTASDPLGMHVAEDRDQHWLVVDGRSPEELWPELKAFWAANGFIITTDSPSTGVMQTDWAENRAKIPQDWFRKTFGKLVDGIYSSGTRDRFRTRVEHAADGSTAIFITHQGMEEESVGRYQETTRWADRPRDPNLELAFMGRLMEKFGLTNAQAKQLIVQARPAVERVARVDESSGAPVIIVNEPLERAWLRVGLALDRSNFVVDERDRPQGMFVVRYADPVKDNDHQGFLGKLFGRKPGSAPRGQPYRVSVRTASNGGTQVAVVDGNGQVDDSKQARHLLSLLQAQLS, from the coding sequence ATGAAACGCTTATCACGCCGCATTCCCGTCACGGGAGCAATCGCTGCCACAGTGCTGTCCACGTTGGCCGGATGTAGCGGGTGGAGCGACATGCTCGCCGGCGACCGGATCAATTATCAGCAGGCCAGCGCCGCGCCCACCCTGCAAGTGCCGCAGGACCTGACCAAGCCACCGACGGATCCGAAATACGTCGCGCCCCCGGCGACGGTGCTCAATGGCAATGCACCCCAGTTGAGCATCACCCAGGACGGTGCGCGCACCCTCGGCCTGCCGACGGCGAGCGATCCCCTGGGCATGCATGTCGCCGAAGACCGCGACCAGCATTGGCTGGTGGTCGACGGCCGCTCCCCGGAAGAATTGTGGCCGGAACTCAAGGCGTTCTGGGCGGCGAACGGGTTCATCATCACGACCGACTCCCCGTCTACCGGCGTCATGCAGACGGATTGGGCAGAGAACCGCGCGAAGATTCCCCAGGACTGGTTCCGCAAGACGTTCGGCAAGCTGGTCGACGGCATCTACTCGTCGGGTACGCGCGACCGGTTCCGCACCCGTGTGGAGCATGCAGCCGATGGTTCCACCGCGATCTTCATCACGCATCAGGGCATGGAGGAGGAGTCGGTCGGCCGGTATCAGGAAACGACACGCTGGGCCGACCGGCCGCGTGACCCGAACCTCGAACTCGCCTTCATGGGCCGCCTGATGGAAAAGTTCGGTCTGACGAACGCCCAGGCCAAGCAACTGATCGTGCAGGCGCGGCCGGCGGTGGAGCGTGTCGCGCGGGTGGACGAGAGCAGCGGCGCCCCGGTCATCATCGTCAACGAACCGCTGGAGCGCGCCTGGCTGCGCGTCGGCCTGGCGCTGGACCGCAGCAATTTCGTCGTCGACGAGCGCGACCGGCCGCAAGGCATGTTCGTCGTGCGCTACGCCGATCCGGTCAAGGACAACGACCACCAGGGTTTCCTCGGCAAGCTCTTCGGCCGCAAGCCCGGCAGCGCGCCGCGCGGTCAACCGTATCGCGTGAGCGTGCGCACCGCGAGCAATGGCGGCACGCAGGTTGCGGTGGTGGACGGCAACGGCCAGGTCGACGATTCGAAGCAGGCACGGCATCTTCTGTCGCTGTTGCAGGCGCAGTTGAGCTGA